A stretch of the Janthinobacterium sp. B9-8 genome encodes the following:
- a CDS encoding TonB-dependent hemoglobin/transferrin/lactoferrin family receptor: MQRSTHAIALTLLATILQSAFAANHSATLQSAFAANASAPAAQLEPVVVTATRTDKKLDELPPSVSSTDRSELDRGFIKNYRDLASEEPGINISRNGRYGLSSVNVRGLEGNRVLMLVDGIRLPDAFAFGAYQNSGRDQVDFSQLSAIEVARGPSSTLYGSDALGGVVGLRTTSPTDLLRGRGNFAGQVKSDYDSSDQGLSVQAAVAGAFNQDTFWLLQAAQRQGHEFETKGTVDSQNYHRTTANPQDTNKRSVMAKVEHYFENGHKLAMAAENYRNEVDTTVYTDIGAPMTRSIISSEANDIQTRSRVSLDYSYTAPAQGLIDAAQAKLYYQTQNNEQTSTQQRRNIASWQRLSIYDQDMVGISGLIEKRIAGPISQHWTIGGEWLQNDLAALRTGTITPVRDVPKTQTTQWGIYAQNEMGWDDGRILLSPSLRYDAFKLRPELDAEFISQGGKAVPLDDAKVSPKLAASWKIAEQITLFGQYSEGFRAPSAMELNSSYISPNQGYAAIANPDLQPETSRGVELGARLGNSTVGGSFTAFDNRYKDFIEQVDICPGDPLCVPGTEITFQNQNQSRVRIYGAEARAHWQISKDWRTWSNMAWTVGRNESTHESLDSVAPLKAVLGLEYSKEQWGGNALLTAASAKSRVSQANYFKSPGYGTIDLALWWSPIKDLKLSGGVFNIADQKYWNDSDVRFLAANNSALDRYTQPGRNVRISADWRF; encoded by the coding sequence ATGCAACGCAGCACTCACGCCATCGCACTCACTCTTTTAGCCACCATTTTGCAAAGTGCATTCGCAGCCAACCATAGCGCCACTTTGCAAAGTGCATTCGCGGCCAATGCCTCTGCCCCCGCCGCTCAGCTTGAGCCTGTGGTAGTGACTGCAACGCGTACCGATAAAAAACTCGACGAATTGCCACCTTCAGTCAGCAGCACCGATCGCTCCGAGCTTGATCGCGGCTTTATCAAGAATTACCGCGATTTAGCCAGCGAAGAGCCAGGCATTAATATCAGCCGCAATGGCCGCTACGGTTTATCCAGCGTGAATGTGCGTGGCCTCGAAGGCAACCGTGTACTAATGCTGGTGGATGGCATTCGTCTGCCTGATGCTTTTGCTTTCGGAGCGTATCAGAACAGTGGCCGCGATCAGGTTGATTTCAGCCAGCTCAGTGCAATTGAAGTAGCGCGCGGCCCTTCATCCACGCTTTACGGCTCGGATGCATTAGGCGGTGTAGTGGGCCTGCGTACCACATCCCCTACTGATTTACTCCGCGGACGCGGTAATTTTGCGGGCCAAGTTAAATCAGATTACGACAGCAGCGATCAGGGCCTGAGTGTACAAGCCGCCGTAGCCGGTGCATTTAATCAAGACACTTTCTGGCTGCTGCAGGCGGCTCAACGCCAAGGCCATGAATTCGAAACCAAGGGCACAGTCGATAGCCAGAATTACCACCGCACCACGGCTAATCCGCAAGACACAAATAAGCGCAGCGTGATGGCAAAAGTAGAGCACTACTTTGAAAACGGCCACAAGCTGGCCATGGCCGCAGAAAACTATCGCAACGAAGTCGATACCACGGTTTACACCGATATCGGGGCACCGATGACGCGATCGATTATCAGCAGCGAGGCTAATGATATTCAGACCCGCAGCCGCGTGTCGCTGGATTACAGCTACACAGCACCGGCGCAAGGCCTGATTGATGCGGCGCAGGCCAAGCTTTATTACCAGACCCAGAATAACGAGCAAACCTCTACTCAACAGCGGCGCAATATAGCCAGCTGGCAGCGCTTATCTATTTACGATCAGGATATGGTGGGCATTTCGGGCTTAATCGAAAAACGCATCGCAGGCCCGATCAGCCAGCATTGGACCATCGGCGGCGAGTGGCTGCAGAACGATTTAGCCGCCCTGCGTACCGGCACCATCACACCCGTGCGCGATGTGCCCAAGACCCAAACCACCCAGTGGGGTATTTACGCCCAGAATGAAATGGGCTGGGATGACGGGCGCATTTTACTGTCCCCATCGCTGCGCTATGACGCCTTTAAGCTGCGCCCTGAGCTCGACGCAGAATTTATCAGCCAGGGTGGTAAAGCGGTGCCGCTAGATGATGCCAAGGTATCGCCTAAGCTGGCCGCTAGCTGGAAAATTGCCGAACAAATCACCCTGTTTGGCCAATACAGCGAAGGCTTTCGCGCCCCAAGCGCGATGGAGCTAAACAGCAGCTATATCTCGCCGAACCAAGGCTACGCCGCCATTGCTAATCCTGATTTGCAGCCCGAAACCAGCCGTGGTGTAGAGCTGGGTGCACGCTTAGGCAACAGCACAGTGGGCGGAAGCTTTACGGCCTTTGATAATCGCTACAAAGATTTTATCGAGCAAGTCGATATCTGCCCTGGCGACCCACTGTGCGTACCAGGCACCGAGATCACCTTCCAAAACCAAAACCAGAGCCGTGTACGCATTTACGGCGCAGAAGCCCGTGCCCACTGGCAAATCAGTAAGGACTGGCGCACATGGAGCAATATGGCCTGGACAGTTGGCCGCAATGAAAGCACCCATGAATCGCTCGATAGCGTTGCGCCATTAAAAGCGGTGCTCGGCCTTGAATACAGCAAAGAGCAATGGGGCGGCAATGCGCTGCTCACCGCAGCCAGCGCCAAAAGCCGCGTATCTCAAGCTAATTACTTTAAAAGCCCCGGCTACGGCACCATTGATTTAGCACTCTGGTGGAGCCCGATCAAGGATCTAAAACTCTCCGGCGGTGTGTTTAATATTGCAGACCAAAAATACTGGAACGACAGCGATGTGCGTTTCCTAGCCGCCAATAACAGCGCACTAGACCGCTACACCCAACCGGGCCGCAATGTACGGATATCGGCGGATTGGCGGTTTTAA
- a CDS encoding heme/hemin ABC transporter substrate-binding protein, whose product MKKWLIASVLLTLLNPALAAAPKKIVTLGGALTEIVYALDAEARLVAVDQSSVYPPAANKLPKVGYYRSFSVEGVLSQKPDLILASDQAGPPEALARLQRTGVPVIVLPSAPNLAALEKRIAGIASALQEEEKGKSIITKLKRDVVQVPASNTRALLLISRSGSPEGAGNETSADAILKLAGLNNVLAKQHGYKPLSMESIAALQPDVIVLSSMSMQNLGGMEKVLAMPGLAQTPAAKNKKIVVMDDLLLLGFGPRLPEALQQLKQVSK is encoded by the coding sequence ATGAAAAAATGGCTTATTGCGTCTGTTTTACTGACGCTACTTAACCCAGCCCTGGCCGCTGCCCCTAAGAAAATCGTCACGCTTGGCGGAGCGCTCACTGAAATCGTTTACGCGCTAGACGCCGAAGCGCGTTTAGTGGCGGTCGATCAATCGAGCGTCTACCCGCCTGCTGCCAATAAATTGCCCAAAGTGGGTTACTACCGCTCGTTTTCGGTAGAAGGCGTGTTATCGCAAAAGCCTGATTTGATCCTAGCATCTGATCAGGCTGGCCCGCCAGAAGCCTTGGCAAGGCTACAACGCACCGGTGTACCTGTGATTGTGCTGCCTAGCGCACCTAATTTGGCGGCGCTAGAAAAACGTATCGCGGGGATTGCCAGCGCTTTGCAGGAAGAGGAAAAAGGCAAGAGCATCATCACCAAGCTTAAACGTGATGTGGTTCAAGTCCCAGCCAGCAATACACGCGCCCTGCTGTTGATTAGTCGTAGCGGCAGCCCTGAAGGCGCAGGTAATGAAACCTCGGCCGATGCCATCTTGAAATTAGCGGGCTTAAACAATGTGTTAGCCAAGCAACACGGCTACAAGCCGCTATCCATGGAAAGCATCGCCGCGCTACAGCCGGATGTGATTGTGCTCTCCAGCATGTCGATGCAAAACCTTGGCGGTATGGAAAAAGTACTTGCCATGCCGGGGCTTGCACAAACACCTGCAGCCAAAAACAAAAAAATTGTGGTGATGGACGACTTACTTCTGCTCGGCTTTGGCCCCCGTCTGCCAGAAGCTTTGCAACAGCTGAAACAAGTATCGAAGTAG
- a CDS encoding FecCD family ABC transporter permease codes for MTAISQPSTTLPQFSNWLLWALGGLLILLMMLSASSGAVAIPLSELPRLIFSPRFEIGTEQQLWQSVLLDMRLPRVLFGALAGAVLALTGAAMQALFRNPLAEPGLLGITSGASLGAVAAILLGGGSLMVLAPAAFTGSLIATALAYHLGKHYQGIAGLLLAGIAINAICFSLIGLMTYMADDNQLRSLTFWSMGSLAGGTWSLLSVLSPALLVISALILRHWRAMNALLLGEREAQHLGFPMKAIRRKLVLLTALLIGPLVAATGGIGFVGLVVPHLIRMVLGADHRRLLPASMLAGAIALVAADCVARLVAQPAELPIGIVTSLIGGPFFIWLLISRK; via the coding sequence ATGACCGCAATAAGCCAGCCCAGCACAACCTTGCCACAGTTTTCTAACTGGCTGCTGTGGGCCTTAGGCGGCTTGCTTATTTTGCTGATGATGCTTTCAGCCAGCAGTGGCGCAGTTGCCATTCCACTTAGCGAGTTACCTCGATTAATCTTCAGCCCCAGATTTGAAATCGGCACGGAGCAGCAGCTCTGGCAAAGTGTTTTGCTGGATATGCGTTTGCCACGTGTCTTATTTGGCGCACTAGCAGGTGCGGTGTTAGCCCTCACCGGCGCAGCCATGCAGGCTTTATTTAGAAACCCACTGGCCGAACCCGGTCTTTTGGGCATTACCTCGGGCGCATCTTTAGGTGCTGTTGCTGCGATTTTATTAGGCGGGGGCAGCTTAATGGTGCTGGCTCCGGCCGCTTTTACGGGCAGCCTGATTGCCACAGCACTGGCTTATCACTTAGGTAAACATTATCAGGGCATTGCCGGGCTGCTACTGGCGGGGATTGCGATCAATGCCATCTGCTTCAGCCTGATTGGGCTAATGACCTATATGGCTGACGATAATCAACTACGCAGCCTTACATTCTGGAGTATGGGCAGCCTAGCAGGTGGCACATGGTCTTTGCTTAGCGTGCTAAGCCCTGCCCTACTGGTGATTTCGGCCCTGATTCTGCGCCACTGGCGCGCCATGAATGCGCTGCTTTTGGGTGAGCGCGAAGCGCAGCATTTAGGCTTTCCCATGAAGGCCATCCGCCGCAAATTAGTATTGCTCACCGCGCTATTAATTGGCCCGCTGGTGGCGGCAACCGGAGGAATTGGCTTTGTGGGGCTGGTTGTACCGCATTTGATCAGAATGGTACTGGGTGCAGATCACCGACGTTTATTACCTGCCTCGATGCTGGCAGGTGCAATTGCACTCGTCGCCGCCGACTGCGTTGCCCGCCTTGTTGCCCAGCCTGCCGAGCTGCCTATCGGCATTGTCACCAGCCTGATCGGTGGGCCTTTCTTTATTTGGCTATTGATTTCACGAAAATAA
- a CDS encoding hemin-degrading factor yields the protein MHAQSTQERTAVLKANYDALAAAEPKLRARDRAARLQVSEAELVAAQCGVTAIALNGTPQEIFIQLQNLGEVMVLSRNDWCVHERHGRYEEIHATGPVGMVLGKDIDLRMFFSYWKHAFAVSENGRRSVQFFDGAGEAIHKVYLTEKSDAAAFDAFVSLLAATEIPAMHIEAYPIDSTRGDCQDNAALREHWLSLTDTHGFFPMLGKHKVTRLAALKAAGDDLAQRVAIDATEIMLHRAAAEKLPIMCFVSNRGMVQIHSGTVEKLLRTGPWFNILDPMFNLHLNTTAISECWVVNKPTSDGWVTSLEVYTDGGELIVQFFGVRKPGVPELPEWRKLMCDLCSTPLAG from the coding sequence ATGCACGCACAATCTACTCAAGAACGCACCGCCGTACTGAAAGCCAACTACGATGCGCTGGCCGCTGCCGAGCCTAAACTGCGCGCCCGTGATCGCGCGGCCCGCTTGCAAGTATCCGAAGCCGAGCTGGTTGCTGCGCAATGCGGCGTGACCGCCATTGCGCTCAATGGCACACCGCAGGAAATTTTTATCCAGCTACAAAATCTTGGCGAAGTGATGGTACTAAGCCGCAATGACTGGTGTGTGCACGAGCGCCATGGCCGCTATGAAGAAATCCATGCAACAGGCCCGGTTGGCATGGTGCTGGGTAAAGATATCGATCTGCGGATGTTTTTTAGCTACTGGAAACACGCTTTTGCCGTGAGTGAAAACGGCCGCCGTAGCGTGCAGTTTTTTGATGGCGCAGGGGAAGCCATCCATAAAGTTTACTTAACTGAAAAAAGCGACGCTGCCGCTTTTGACGCCTTTGTTAGCCTGCTTGCCGCCACTGAAATCCCGGCAATGCATATCGAAGCTTACCCGATCGACTCCACGCGTGGCGATTGCCAGGATAACGCCGCCTTGCGCGAACACTGGCTTAGCCTGACCGACACCCACGGCTTTTTCCCGATGCTGGGCAAACATAAAGTAACCCGCTTGGCCGCATTAAAAGCAGCGGGTGATGATCTGGCACAGCGCGTGGCGATTGATGCCACCGAAATCATGCTGCATCGCGCTGCAGCAGAAAAACTGCCGATCATGTGCTTTGTCAGCAATCGTGGCATGGTGCAGATCCACTCTGGCACCGTTGAAAAACTATTACGCACCGGCCCTTGGTTCAATATTCTTGATCCGATGTTTAATCTGCACCTCAACACCACCGCCATTAGCGAGTGCTGGGTAGTCAACAAACCGACCAGCGACGGCTGGGTTACATCGCTAGAGGTTTACACCGATGGCGGCGAGCTGATTGTGCAATTCTTTGGCGTGAGAAAACCGGGCGTGCCTGAGTTGCCAGAATGGCGCAAGCTGATGTGCGATCTTTGCAGCACCCCACTGGCAGGCTAA
- a CDS encoding heme ABC transporter ATP-binding protein: MPSLLNAQNLYFKRAKQLILNDVSLELRAGEVTAILGANGAGKSTLLSLLSGEIKADQGEICLKGENIAEMPAAKLARQRAVLPQNPTLAFDLGVEEVIAMGAYPFAELSPHTVYSLSLKVLQLADISHLAKRRYTQLSGGEQQRVQFARVLLQILANPSQPRYLLLDEPTASLDPRHQHDLLAVVSRLAQTENIAVAVVLHDVNLAARWCSHLLLLKNGSTVAYGTPQEVLTPALLSTAYGIASTVIPHPKQKERCLVLFE; encoded by the coding sequence ATGCCCAGCTTATTAAATGCTCAAAATCTTTACTTTAAACGCGCCAAGCAGCTGATTTTGAATGATGTTTCATTGGAGCTGCGTGCCGGTGAAGTAACGGCCATTTTGGGTGCCAATGGCGCAGGCAAATCCACACTGCTCTCGCTGCTGTCTGGCGAGATCAAAGCCGATCAGGGTGAAATCTGCCTCAAAGGGGAAAATATTGCTGAAATGCCAGCGGCGAAGCTCGCCCGCCAGCGTGCCGTGCTGCCACAAAACCCAACTCTGGCTTTCGATCTGGGGGTCGAAGAAGTGATCGCCATGGGCGCTTACCCCTTTGCCGAGCTCTCGCCCCACACGGTGTACAGCTTAAGTTTAAAGGTTTTACAGCTCGCCGATATCAGCCATCTGGCCAAGCGCCGCTACACCCAGCTATCGGGCGGCGAGCAACAGCGCGTGCAATTTGCCCGCGTGCTGCTGCAAATTCTTGCTAACCCAAGCCAGCCGCGTTATTTACTACTGGATGAGCCCACCGCCAGCTTGGACCCTCGCCATCAGCACGATTTACTCGCCGTGGTCAGTCGCTTGGCCCAGACCGAAAATATCGCTGTTGCCGTTGTGCTGCACGATGTAAACCTCGCCGCCCGCTGGTGCAGCCATTTACTGCTGCTCAAAAACGGCAGCACCGTCGCCTACGGCACACCCCAAGAAGTTCTCACCCCGGCCCTCTTAAGCACCGCTTACGGCATAGCATCCACCGTCATCCCGCATCCTAAGCAAAAGGAGCGGTGTTTAGTGTTGTTTGAATAA
- a CDS encoding NAD(P)-dependent oxidoreductase, which produces MHDVLIFGASRGLGLCLAKACILRGEKVAAMVRAESDTAALSELGVSLITGDAFSVDDCMATIKQAGAKRVISVLGGKNAAGQRIDALGNLNVIEALEEAAPQTRFLLGTSLGCGDQWDSLAEGAQRMLGEAIKAKNQAEQRLEQSTLAWMIARPAGLSHQPATGQYRVLAGRDDAGNYLPRADVASAMLEIFAEDERLHKAWTILGPVDPA; this is translated from the coding sequence ATGCATGATGTATTGATTTTTGGTGCCAGCCGCGGGCTGGGGCTTTGTCTTGCGAAAGCCTGCATTTTGCGCGGCGAGAAGGTGGCCGCCATGGTGAGAGCCGAGAGCGACACTGCCGCTTTAAGTGAGCTAGGTGTTTCTTTGATCACGGGGGATGCTTTTAGCGTGGATGACTGCATGGCCACCATCAAACAGGCGGGTGCAAAACGGGTGATCAGTGTTTTGGGCGGTAAAAATGCAGCAGGGCAGCGGATTGATGCCCTAGGCAATTTAAATGTGATCGAGGCCTTAGAAGAGGCTGCGCCCCAAACACGGTTTTTACTTGGCACCTCCTTAGGCTGTGGCGATCAATGGGATTCTTTAGCGGAAGGGGCCCAGCGCATGTTGGGCGAGGCGATTAAAGCTAAAAATCAGGCCGAGCAGCGCTTAGAGCAAAGCACTTTAGCTTGGATGATTGCAAGGCCAGCTGGCTTAAGCCATCAGCCCGCCACTGGCCAATATCGGGTGCTGGCAGGTCGCGACGATGCGGGCAATTATCTGCCAAGAGCAGACGTTGCTAGCGCCATGCTGGAAATCTTTGCCGAAGATGAACGCCTTCATAAAGCGTGGACCATTCTGGGGCCGGTAGATCCTGCCTGA
- the hutX gene encoding heme utilization cystosolic carrier protein HutX — translation MNNTQSLRERLSKNPGVVLEGLATAAALPMNEVIECLPAAMWQCIAGEKMAELLLEMASWGDVTVIMHSSDVIMEFTGPIPAGELSHGFFNLPGPTGLHGHLRVSHCGAIYAIERPFMGRATASVLFTNHEGGVMFKVFLGRDSKGEISASQLEALHRFFAMDTTVDG, via the coding sequence ATGAACAACACTCAATCCTTACGTGAACGTCTTAGTAAAAATCCTGGTGTGGTGCTGGAAGGCTTAGCCACTGCCGCAGCGCTGCCTATGAATGAGGTGATTGAATGTCTTCCCGCTGCGATGTGGCAGTGTATTGCCGGTGAAAAAATGGCCGAGCTATTGCTGGAAATGGCTAGCTGGGGCGATGTGACGGTGATTATGCATAGCAGCGATGTAATTATGGAATTCACAGGGCCGATTCCTGCAGGTGAGCTAAGCCACGGGTTTTTTAATTTGCCGGGGCCAACGGGCTTGCATGGGCATTTAAGGGTAAGCCACTGCGGGGCCATTTACGCGATCGAGCGTCCCTTTATGGGCCGCGCCACGGCTTCTGTACTGTTTACTAATCATGAGGGTGGCGTGATGTTTAAGGTGTTTTTAGGCAGGGATAGCAAAGGTGAAATCTCCGCCAGCCAGCTTGAAGCACTGCATCGATTTTTTGCGATGGATACAACTGTCGATGGCTAA
- the hutW gene encoding heme anaerobic degradation radical SAM methyltransferase ChuW/HutW, whose amino-acid sequence MQTISSDANQSQAIASAFSQRRALMPFWGQQALEAEAWPAAWQEMNQAPLLVNSLAYVHIPFCANRCVFCGFYKNAWKEERGTPYVDRVIADLQHAAASRVAGGSIAAVYLGGGTPTALSGPDLARLLRALQQYLPLSDDCEITVEGRISHFDRSKIDACLEAGANRFSIGVQTFHTPLRRHLGRKHSGEDAAAYLAELAAGQEAVVVADLMFGLPGQDEAIWANDLDVALGLGLDGIDVYAFNLFPGLPIQRMLEKGVFPPMSGLPTQLGLYQMALDRFAAAGWQQLSNSHFGSGLGRERNRYNLAIKSGHSCVAFGSGAGGSHAGYAYSIESDLERYLNAASPAIARVSRADPSQHWVAALQGGIEIGQIDASLLPTACLPLLQSWQQQGLITPLQNSLWSIAPLARFWGPSMARALVDCSVVKPKSRTTDGTEKMEFHGEKQSLK is encoded by the coding sequence TTGCAGACTATTTCGTCAGACGCTAATCAATCCCAGGCTATTGCTTCAGCCTTTTCTCAGCGCCGTGCCTTAATGCCTTTTTGGGGGCAGCAGGCTTTGGAGGCCGAAGCTTGGCCTGCGGCATGGCAAGAGATGAATCAAGCACCTTTGCTTGTGAATTCTCTGGCCTATGTGCATATCCCTTTTTGCGCTAATCGCTGCGTATTCTGTGGCTTTTATAAAAATGCATGGAAAGAAGAGCGCGGCACGCCCTATGTGGATCGCGTGATCGCAGATTTGCAGCATGCGGCGGCCAGCCGTGTGGCCGGTGGCTCCATTGCCGCAGTGTATTTAGGTGGTGGCACACCCACCGCCTTATCCGGCCCAGATTTAGCGCGCTTGCTGCGTGCTTTGCAGCAGTATTTGCCGCTGAGCGATGATTGCGAAATCACCGTAGAAGGGCGGATATCCCATTTTGATCGCAGCAAAATTGACGCTTGTCTTGAGGCAGGGGCAAATCGTTTCTCGATTGGCGTGCAAACTTTCCATACCCCACTGCGCCGTCACTTAGGGCGTAAGCATAGTGGCGAAGATGCTGCCGCTTATTTAGCTGAACTGGCTGCAGGGCAAGAAGCCGTGGTGGTGGCCGATCTGATGTTTGGTCTGCCGGGGCAGGATGAAGCCATCTGGGCCAATGATCTGGATGTGGCGCTGGGCTTGGGTTTGGATGGTATCGATGTTTATGCCTTTAATCTATTTCCCGGCCTGCCTATCCAACGCATGCTGGAAAAAGGCGTGTTCCCGCCTATGAGTGGCCTGCCCACGCAGCTGGGACTTTACCAAATGGCGCTAGATCGTTTTGCCGCAGCAGGCTGGCAACAGCTCTCAAACAGTCATTTTGGTTCTGGCCTAGGGCGAGAACGTAACCGCTATAACTTAGCCATTAAATCAGGCCATAGTTGTGTGGCCTTTGGCTCGGGTGCTGGCGGCAGCCATGCGGGCTATGCCTATTCAATTGAATCCGATTTAGAGCGCTATCTAAATGCAGCATCGCCCGCAATCGCCCGAGTCTCCCGAGCAGACCCAAGCCAGCACTGGGTTGCGGCTTTGCAAGGCGGTATCGAAATCGGCCAGATCGACGCATCACTTTTACCCACCGCCTGCCTGCCCCTGCTGCAAAGCTGGCAACAGCAGGGCTTGATTACGCCGCTGCAAAATTCACTGTGGAGCATCGCTCCACTGGCCCGCTTCTGGGGGCCAAGCATGGCGCGGGCTTTGGTGGATTGCTCTGTTGTAAAGCCCAAATCCAGAACCACGGACGGCACTGAGAAGATGGAGTTTCACGGAGAAAAACAGAGTCTGAAATAA
- a CDS encoding ChaN family lipoprotein: protein MYKKILPALCAALVLSACANSPVNAPFAGKSYVLMGEVHDNALGHQARFQALEKAVKAGWRPAIAMEQFDVERQADLDQARLEQPNNPDYLIQKMGGKRWDWPLYRPVIELAMRYDLPIVAANLSRQDASKVVKSGLAALANAEELGLTQPLPAGLLAAQREEVRVGHCNKLPENLLDGMALAQIARDAVMAKVMKPYQARGVVLLAGNGHVRRDMGVPVWLPNSLSMGFVEGSKQGAFDQEQLIDAIKRTDPCAGL from the coding sequence ATGTATAAAAAAATCCTCCCCGCCCTCTGTGCTGCGCTAGTTTTAAGTGCCTGTGCCAATAGCCCGGTCAATGCGCCTTTTGCGGGTAAATCTTATGTTCTTATGGGCGAAGTGCACGATAATGCCTTGGGACATCAGGCCCGCTTTCAGGCTTTAGAAAAAGCCGTGAAAGCAGGCTGGCGCCCGGCGATTGCTATGGAGCAGTTTGATGTTGAGCGCCAGGCAGATTTAGATCAGGCGCGTTTGGAGCAGCCGAATAATCCTGACTATTTAATCCAGAAAATGGGTGGTAAGCGTTGGGATTGGCCACTTTACAGGCCCGTAATCGAGCTGGCCATGCGTTATGATTTACCTATTGTTGCAGCCAATTTATCGCGTCAAGACGCATCCAAAGTCGTGAAATCTGGCCTTGCTGCGCTCGCCAATGCAGAAGAGCTGGGTCTTACTCAGCCCTTGCCGGCTGGTTTGCTCGCCGCCCAGCGTGAAGAAGTGCGCGTGGGGCATTGCAATAAGCTGCCGGAAAACTTACTCGATGGCATGGCGCTGGCCCAAATCGCCCGGGATGCGGTGATGGCCAAGGTGATGAAGCCTTATCAGGCACGGGGCGTGGTGCTGCTGGCTGGCAATGGCCATGTGCGCCGCGATATGGGCGTGCCGGTCTGGTTGCCCAATTCCTTATCAATGGGCTTTGTTGAAGGCAGTAAGCAGGGGGCATTTGATCAGGAACAGCTGATTGATGCGATAAAAAGAACCGATCCTTGTGCTGGCTTGTAA